In Chromatiaceae bacterium, a single genomic region encodes these proteins:
- a CDS encoding AsmA family protein codes for MRLLKILGITVITLLAILVVIVVTIRVVPGNYYKDLISAAVKSSTGRELTIGDLDVRLGSRVGFIATDVSLSNAPWGSRPQMFTGRLVGAELALRPLLSRVLDLRLVLKVPDLLLETDGDGQGNWQLPGPSDRVAGDEAGAGRDRMGLRPLIREVRLENASVGFIDAQSGRRHQASIDNLVLGAQGERIGLTLKGQVDDHPLTLDGGIDDAVVAAPGTPADFDLTGGLGEVALNARGTVDAGSDTAQVDLRLDLTAPTLAALSTFAGRSLPDQGPLQASLRVSGAGGRYSAGDIKLDLDADLLELTLGGAVADLAAVRGVDLDVSAKTARLPDLVGAFGVAVPVELPPSVEARGKIRGGLEALALADLHVDLEDDGVKASMVGQVDDAITLTGVQADVDIQTDRLSRLSRYAGTTLPDAGPLGLRGRLASPQGLGKPSDVSATLSADGVTGRIDGRIENLLAATGIALGVELEGDSLQQVAHLAGQQLANREPLRVKTQFSVADQRYRADDLQIALGDTAVNGALVFAPAAQDGGQPRLEGRIHLGTLKLPEPDATDTAAAQAPAKPQVVPAVGTDPEATPAEPPADGKRVFSSKPLPVVVPRDFDVDLAITADGIGTPHLMLEQVDARLSLHAGVLKLAPVTAVAGSGRLKASGVLDTSGSPPTLAVDVDLKDGTSRKFDGRYSLHVDLDGHGDSIARIMAGLDGQVILDLRDFKMEKSVMTRFGRGLLDTLNPFEKEAQNTELVCAIVRFDVADGIADAQDKIVAQLTKVTWFGGGTVNLKDETLDLGAQSKPRTGLGIDTLVGLPGLVHVGGTLANPRIVPDPKGVAKTYGEGYLTVVTGGAYLLIKGLWDKAQANSDVCAKILERHEDVKVGPATGESDGKVVPVTGDDAEATATQ; via the coding sequence ATGCGACTCCTCAAGATCCTCGGCATCACCGTCATAACGCTGCTGGCGATCCTCGTCGTGATCGTGGTCACGATCAGGGTCGTTCCCGGCAACTATTACAAGGATCTGATCAGTGCCGCGGTCAAGTCCTCCACCGGCCGCGAACTGACGATCGGTGACCTCGACGTCAGACTCGGTTCGCGTGTTGGCTTCATTGCCACCGATGTCAGCCTGTCGAATGCCCCCTGGGGGTCGCGCCCGCAGATGTTCACCGGCCGACTGGTCGGGGCGGAGCTTGCATTGCGTCCGCTGCTCAGCCGCGTGCTGGATCTGCGCCTGGTGCTCAAGGTACCGGACCTGCTGCTCGAGACCGACGGCGACGGGCAGGGCAACTGGCAACTGCCCGGCCCGTCGGATCGCGTTGCGGGGGACGAGGCGGGCGCAGGGCGCGATCGGATGGGGTTGCGCCCACTGATCCGCGAGGTGCGCCTGGAAAACGCCAGTGTCGGCTTTATCGATGCACAGTCCGGCCGCCGCCATCAGGCGTCGATCGACAACCTGGTCCTCGGTGCACAGGGCGAGCGGATCGGGCTGACGCTCAAGGGGCAGGTCGACGATCACCCGCTGACGCTGGACGGCGGCATCGACGATGCCGTTGTGGCCGCCCCGGGCACACCGGCCGACTTCGACCTCACTGGCGGCCTGGGTGAGGTCGCGCTCAATGCGCGCGGCACCGTGGATGCGGGATCGGACACCGCGCAGGTGGATCTGCGGCTGGACCTCACGGCGCCGACGCTCGCGGCCCTGTCGACGTTCGCCGGCAGGTCACTGCCCGACCAGGGGCCCCTGCAGGCCAGCCTGCGCGTGAGCGGAGCCGGCGGTCGCTACAGCGCAGGTGACATCAAACTGGATCTGGATGCCGATCTGTTGGAGCTGACCCTGGGAGGTGCGGTTGCCGATCTTGCGGCTGTGCGCGGCGTCGACCTCGATGTGTCGGCCAAGACCGCCCGCCTGCCGGACCTGGTGGGCGCGTTCGGCGTGGCTGTGCCGGTCGAGCTGCCGCCGAGTGTCGAGGCCCGCGGAAAGATCCGCGGCGGACTCGAGGCGCTGGCGCTCGCCGACCTGCATGTCGACCTCGAGGACGACGGTGTCAAGGCCTCGATGGTGGGCCAGGTCGACGACGCCATCACCCTCACCGGCGTCCAGGCCGACGTCGACATCCAGACCGACCGCCTGTCGCGCCTGTCGCGCTACGCCGGGACCACGCTGCCGGATGCCGGACCCCTCGGGCTGCGGGGCCGCCTGGCCAGTCCGCAGGGACTCGGTAAGCCGAGCGACGTCTCGGCAACCCTCAGCGCCGATGGCGTGACCGGCAGGATCGACGGCCGGATCGAAAACCTGCTCGCGGCCACAGGGATCGCACTGGGCGTCGAGCTCGAGGGCGATTCGCTGCAACAGGTCGCGCACCTGGCCGGGCAGCAACTAGCGAACCGCGAGCCGCTGCGCGTCAAGACGCAGTTTTCGGTCGCCGACCAGCGCTACCGGGCCGATGATCTGCAGATCGCGCTCGGCGATACCGCTGTGAACGGGGCGCTGGTGTTCGCCCCGGCCGCGCAGGACGGTGGGCAGCCCCGGCTCGAAGGGCGCATCCACCTCGGCACCCTGAAGCTGCCGGAGCCCGATGCGACCGACACCGCGGCCGCGCAAGCGCCGGCCAAGCCGCAGGTCGTGCCCGCCGTCGGCACCGATCCCGAGGCGACGCCCGCCGAACCGCCGGCCGACGGCAAGCGGGTCTTTTCGAGCAAGCCGTTGCCGGTCGTGGTGCCGCGCGATTTCGATGTCGACCTGGCTATCACCGCGGACGGGATCGGTACCCCGCACCTGATGCTGGAGCAGGTCGACGCCCGGCTGAGCCTGCACGCCGGTGTACTCAAGCTCGCGCCGGTGACCGCCGTCGCCGGCAGCGGGCGTCTCAAGGCCAGCGGGGTACTCGACACGTCGGGATCGCCGCCGACCCTGGCCGTGGACGTCGACCTGAAGGACGGCACCTCGCGGAAGTTCGATGGACGCTACAGCCTGCACGTGGACCTCGATGGCCACGGCGATTCGATCGCCCGGATCATGGCCGGGCTCGACGGGCAGGTGATCCTCGATCTGCGCGACTTCAAGATGGAAAAGTCGGTGATGACGCGCTTCGGTCGCGGCCTGCTCGACACCCTCAATCCGTTCGAGAAAGAGGCGCAGAACACCGAGCTCGTATGCGCGATCGTGCGCTTCGACGTCGCCGACGGAATCGCCGATGCGCAGGACAAGATCGTGGCCCAGCTCACCAAGGTGACCTGGTTCGGTGGCGGTACCGTGAACCTCAAGGACGAGACCCTGGATCTCGGCGCCCAGTCCAAGCCGCGCACCGGCCTGGGGATCGACACGCTCGTTGGGCTGCCCGGGCTGGTGCATGTGGGCGGCACCTTGGCGAACCCCCGCATCGTGCCCGATCCCAAGGGTGTCGCGAAGACCTACGGCGAGGGTTACCTGACGGTCGTGACCGGTGGTGCCTACCTGCTCATCAAGGGCCTGTGGGACAAGGCGCAGGCGAACTCGGACGTGTGCGCCAAGATCCTCGAGCGACACGAAGACGTGAAAGTCGGGCCGGCGACCGGGGAGTCCGATGGAAAGGTGGTGCCGGTCACCGGCGACGATGCCGAGGCGACTGCCACGCAGTAG
- a CDS encoding F0F1 ATP synthase subunit gamma translates to MTQRRELEQRVAGLGEIAEIMRSMKNLAYMETRRLSRLLANQQALVEQLERVAADFLVWHPHIAPATDGGRVVWLAVGSRRGFCGDFNERLRTRLLAEFDPTAGDTAVIAVGHKLCARLGDDLELAAALEGADVAEEIPPVMSAVVAALAALEEAHGPASLKVLWQDPDDPQPRVRQLLPPFLGPPDDPPPSYALAPLINLPPGDLLLGLTEQYLFAALHALLYASLLAENDRRMRHLDAAGRYLDDRAGDLQRRLRSLRQEEMIEEIEVILLNAVGREQAT, encoded by the coding sequence ATGACCCAGCGTCGTGAACTCGAACAGCGCGTCGCCGGACTGGGTGAGATCGCCGAGATCATGCGCAGCATGAAAAACCTCGCCTACATGGAGACGCGCAGGCTGTCCCGCCTACTCGCCAACCAGCAGGCACTGGTCGAGCAACTCGAACGCGTCGCGGCGGACTTTCTCGTCTGGCATCCGCACATCGCCCCGGCGACCGACGGCGGCCGCGTGGTATGGCTCGCGGTCGGTTCGCGGCGCGGCTTCTGCGGCGACTTCAACGAGCGGCTGCGCACCCGCCTGCTGGCGGAGTTCGATCCGACCGCCGGAGACACCGCCGTCATCGCGGTCGGCCACAAGCTGTGCGCCCGCCTCGGCGACGACCTCGAACTGGCCGCCGCGCTCGAAGGGGCCGATGTGGCCGAAGAGATACCGCCGGTGATGAGTGCGGTGGTCGCCGCGCTCGCGGCATTGGAGGAGGCGCACGGGCCGGCGAGCCTCAAGGTGTTGTGGCAGGATCCGGACGACCCGCAGCCCCGGGTCCGCCAGTTGCTGCCGCCATTCCTCGGTCCGCCGGACGACCCGCCCCCCTCGTACGCGCTGGCCCCGCTGATCAACCTCCCACCCGGGGACCTGCTGCTCGGCCTGACCGAGCAGTACCTGTTCGCTGCGTTGCATGCGTTGCTGTACGCGTCGCTACTGGCCGAAAACGATCGCCGCATGCGTCATCTCGACGCCGCCGGGCGCTATCTCGACGACCGGGCGGGAGACCTGCAGCGTCGCCTGCGCAGTCTGCGCCAGGAAGAGATGATCGAGGAGATCGAGGTGATCCTGTTGAACGCGGTCGGGCGCGAGCAAGCGACCTGA
- a CDS encoding F0F1 ATP synthase subunit alpha — MSSSSVHAGSGGPLARQAAWLETYRFGLRVSQRGSVTAVGDGIAWIGGLPGAAIDDILQFADGSQALVFDLTPDHVGAVLLQQTEALTAGTQVRVARQRLGIPVGDALLGRVIDPLGQPLDGRPAPQCTAHQRLEAASPPIIARDFVKQPLYTGNKILDTLIPIGKGQRQLIVGDEGLGRSALAIDAVINQRDQAVECVYVLIGQKRSTVVNTIELLRHYGALAYTTVVVAEASALPGLQHLAPFAGCAIAEYWMNRGRDTLVVYDDLSTHARTYRELSLLLRRPPGREAYPGDVFSVHAKLLERSTCLAAASGNGSMTALPIVETNQGEIAAYIPTNLISITDGQVYLDAGLFDAGLRPAIDIGKSVSRIGGAAQHPRIKAEAGRMKLDYQQFLELEVFTRFGARLEPAMEKAIRRGHLLRAVLKQDRLHPLPARFQLAWLVAFNDGLLDDVDPEQVGQVLQSLARQLADSELALDTPRDDWLAALHRWLPARSAEDGT, encoded by the coding sequence GTGTCGTCGAGTAGCGTGCACGCAGGGTCCGGGGGTCCGCTGGCGCGGCAGGCCGCCTGGCTGGAGACCTACCGCTTCGGACTGCGCGTCTCGCAACGTGGCAGCGTGACCGCGGTCGGTGACGGCATTGCGTGGATCGGCGGTCTGCCCGGCGCGGCGATCGACGACATCCTGCAATTCGCCGACGGCAGCCAGGCACTGGTGTTCGACCTGACCCCGGACCACGTCGGCGCCGTGTTGCTGCAGCAGACCGAGGCGCTGACCGCCGGGACCCAGGTCCGGGTGGCGCGCCAGCGACTCGGTATACCGGTCGGCGATGCGTTGCTCGGGCGCGTGATCGATCCGCTGGGACAGCCGCTGGACGGGCGGCCGGCACCGCAGTGCACCGCGCACCAACGGCTCGAGGCGGCATCGCCGCCGATCATCGCCCGCGACTTCGTCAAGCAACCGCTGTACACGGGCAACAAGATCCTCGACACGCTGATACCGATCGGCAAGGGCCAGCGTCAGCTGATCGTCGGCGACGAAGGCCTGGGGCGCAGCGCGCTGGCGATCGACGCGGTGATCAACCAACGCGACCAGGCGGTTGAATGCGTGTACGTGCTGATCGGCCAGAAGCGATCCACGGTGGTGAACACCATCGAGTTGTTGCGCCACTATGGCGCACTGGCGTACACCACCGTGGTGGTCGCCGAGGCCAGCGCCTTGCCGGGGCTGCAGCACCTGGCCCCTTTCGCCGGCTGCGCGATCGCCGAGTACTGGATGAACCGCGGTCGCGATACCCTGGTCGTGTACGACGACCTGTCGACCCATGCACGCACCTACCGCGAGTTGTCGCTGCTGCTGCGCCGGCCACCCGGGCGCGAGGCCTACCCGGGCGATGTGTTCTCGGTGCACGCCAAGCTGTTGGAGCGTTCGACCTGTCTCGCCGCGGCTTCCGGCAACGGCAGCATGACTGCGTTGCCGATCGTCGAGACCAACCAGGGCGAGATCGCCGCCTATATCCCGACCAATCTCATCTCGATCACCGATGGCCAGGTCTACCTGGATGCCGGACTGTTCGACGCCGGCCTGCGTCCGGCGATCGACATCGGCAAGTCGGTTTCACGCATCGGCGGCGCCGCGCAGCACCCGCGCATCAAGGCCGAGGCGGGCCGGATGAAGCTCGACTACCAGCAGTTCCTCGAACTGGAGGTGTTCACCCGCTTCGGTGCCCGGCTCGAACCCGCGATGGAAAAGGCGATCCGGCGCGGACACCTGCTGCGTGCGGTACTCAAGCAGGACCGCCTGCATCCATTGCCGGCCCGCTTCCAACTCGCCTGGCTGGTCGCGTTCAACGATGGCCTGCTCGATGATGTCGATCCGGAACAGGTCGGGCAGGTCCTCCAATCCCTGGCCCGGCAGCTGGCCGATTCCGAGCTGGCCCTGGACACGCCGCGTGACGACTGGCTGGCGGCACTGCACCGATGGCTGCCTGCGCGGTCTGCCGAGGACGGCACATGA
- a CDS encoding F0F1 ATP synthase subunit delta, with the protein MELNWTTVVLEVVNFLILVWILKRFLYRPVSDVIRQRQARIAATLDEARQGKQQADQLRSQYENRLTEWQHERDAAREVLQQELQQQRTQAIEALEVQLADLREKARVVEQQRERELSQQKEREGLVIGARFAARLLQALAGPELESRIVDMVRRDLSRLPAEQRGLLHHAADNHAGAVQIASAHPLPAAQRQALEQALQALLGDTARFSYLEDPALISGIRMSLGDWVLGANLHDELSAFADQAGVVE; encoded by the coding sequence ATGGAGTTGAACTGGACCACTGTCGTTCTGGAAGTCGTGAACTTCCTGATCCTGGTATGGATACTGAAGCGTTTCCTGTACCGCCCGGTATCGGACGTGATCAGGCAGCGCCAGGCCCGCATCGCGGCGACCCTGGACGAGGCCCGGCAGGGCAAGCAGCAGGCCGATCAGTTGCGCAGCCAGTACGAGAACCGCCTGACCGAATGGCAGCACGAACGCGACGCCGCGCGCGAAGTGCTGCAGCAGGAACTGCAGCAACAGCGCACCCAGGCGATCGAGGCCCTGGAGGTCCAGCTCGCCGACCTGCGCGAAAAGGCACGCGTGGTCGAACAGCAGCGTGAACGCGAACTCTCGCAACAGAAGGAGCGCGAAGGCCTGGTGATCGGTGCACGCTTCGCCGCCCGGCTCTTGCAGGCCCTGGCCGGGCCGGAACTCGAGTCGCGCATCGTCGATATGGTGCGGCGGGATCTTTCCAGGTTACCTGCGGAACAACGCGGCCTGCTGCACCACGCCGCCGACAACCACGCCGGCGCGGTGCAGATCGCCAGCGCGCACCCGCTGCCCGCGGCGCAGCGCCAGGCACTCGAACAGGCACTGCAGGCCTTGCTCGGCGACACGGCGAGGTTCAGCTATCTCGAGGATCCGGCGTTGATCTCGGGCATACGGATGTCGCTTGGCGACTGGGTGCTGGGCGCGAACCTGCACGACGAACTCAGCGCGTTCGCGGACCAGGCCGGTGTCGTCGAGTAG
- a CDS encoding ATP F0F1 synthase subunit C (produces ATP from ADP in the presence of a proton gradient across the membrane; subunit C is part of the membrane proton channel F0) yields MTDMTWFVLASTVGAVLAIAIGVILPAYAMGRAISSALDALSRQPEAERAITRTLFIGLAMIESLAIYVLVIVLIVLFRNPLLEYLLPH; encoded by the coding sequence ATGACAGACATGACCTGGTTCGTATTGGCCTCGACGGTCGGCGCGGTGCTTGCGATCGCGATCGGTGTGATCCTGCCGGCCTACGCGATGGGGCGGGCGATCAGCAGCGCGCTCGATGCGCTGTCGCGGCAGCCCGAGGCGGAACGCGCGATCACCCGAACCCTGTTCATCGGTCTCGCGATGATCGAATCGCTGGCGATCTACGTACTGGTGATCGTGTTGATCGTGCTGTTCCGCAATCCCTTACTCGAATATCTGCTGCCGCATTGA
- a CDS encoding F0F1 ATP synthase subunit A, giving the protein METHTIVWHWGPLAISTTVLTTWGILLVIWLLCVLLTRRLRAEPGALQAALEGIVTVQRQAIAQVLPGQADGLLPFIGGLWLFLVVANLAGVIPGLSSPTADLSTTAGLALLVFASTHWFGIRSQGLRNYLRHYLRPSPILLPFHLISEVTRTVALAVRLFGNMMSLEMAALLVLLVAGFLVPVPILALHIIEALVQAYIFGMLALIYVAGGIQSGQLRQRAQQETQT; this is encoded by the coding sequence ATGGAGACACATACGATCGTCTGGCACTGGGGACCACTGGCCATCAGCACCACGGTGCTGACCACCTGGGGCATCCTGCTCGTCATCTGGCTACTGTGCGTGCTGCTGACGCGGCGGCTGCGCGCCGAGCCGGGAGCCCTGCAGGCCGCGCTCGAGGGCATCGTGACCGTGCAGCGACAGGCCATCGCCCAGGTGCTGCCCGGGCAGGCGGATGGGCTGCTGCCGTTCATCGGCGGACTCTGGCTGTTCCTGGTGGTTGCCAACCTGGCAGGGGTGATCCCGGGCCTCAGTTCGCCGACTGCGGACCTGTCGACCACCGCCGGTCTGGCACTACTGGTGTTCGCATCGACCCACTGGTTCGGGATCCGCAGCCAGGGACTGCGCAACTATCTGCGCCACTACCTCAGGCCGAGCCCGATACTGCTGCCGTTCCACCTGATCAGCGAAGTGACGCGGACGGTCGCGCTCGCGGTGCGCCTGTTCGGCAACATGATGAGCCTCGAGATGGCGGCCCTGCTGGTGTTGCTGGTCGCCGGGTTCCTGGTGCCGGTGCCGATCCTGGCACTGCACATCATCGAGGCGCTGGTGCAGGCCTATATCTTCGGCATGCTGGCGTTGATCTACGTCGCCGGCGGGATCCAGTCGGGACAACTCAGACAGCGTGCACAGCAGGAGACGCAGACATGA
- a CDS encoding AtpZ/AtpI family protein translates to MATEDNHDLTEQVERQAERLRQAERDRPTLLAQTVYLGTLGLVFVLPVVFGAYLGRWLDSRLAGYSMSWTISLIFTGIVIGGVNVWLMLRE, encoded by the coding sequence ATGGCGACCGAAGACAATCACGATTTGACCGAGCAGGTCGAGCGTCAGGCAGAGCGCCTGCGCCAGGCCGAGCGCGACCGCCCGACCCTGCTTGCGCAGACGGTCTATCTGGGCACGCTGGGTCTGGTGTTCGTATTGCCGGTGGTGTTCGGCGCCTACCTGGGGCGCTGGCTCGACAGCCGGCTCGCCGGGTACTCGATGAGCTGGACCATCAGCCTGATCTTCACCGGCATCGTGATCGGCGGGGTCAACGTGTGGCTGATGCTGCGCGAATAG
- a CDS encoding F0F1 ATP synthase subunit epsilon: MSGFTLQIQDATQTRDIDDVRSFVGSDASGSFGLLPGHARLITTLRFGLARFRVGDGGWQYLAVPGAVLYFAGTRLWIGTRRYLLDDDYGRISRVLGEQLAAEEQELHSTKDSLRRMEEALLRRLWQLGQAGG; encoded by the coding sequence ATGAGCGGGTTCACGCTGCAGATCCAGGACGCCACGCAGACGCGCGACATCGACGACGTGCGCAGTTTCGTCGGCAGCGACGCATCCGGCAGTTTCGGCCTGCTGCCCGGTCACGCCCGGTTGATCACCACGCTGCGATTCGGACTGGCCCGTTTCCGGGTCGGCGATGGTGGCTGGCAGTACCTCGCGGTCCCGGGCGCGGTGCTGTACTTCGCCGGAACCCGATTGTGGATCGGCACGCGGCGTTACCTGCTGGACGACGACTACGGGCGCATCAGCCGCGTGTTGGGCGAACAGTTGGCGGCCGAGGAGCAGGAGTTGCACAGCACCAAGGACAGTCTGCGACGCATGGAAGAGGCGCTGCTGCGCCGATTGTGGCAACTCGGCCAGGCGGGGGGCTGA
- a CDS encoding F0F1 ATP synthase subunit beta: MPEPIGEITEVHGPVVVVACSTLPPLRQALRATRDGETYLFEVHQHLDEHHVRAITLHYASGLERGMPVYDEGAPLHVPVTSECLGRVLNIFGEPLDGQAPLPGGTTRDIHAKPLPLHEVVGASGVLQTGIKVVDLLCPFVRGGKTGLFGGAGVGKTVLVMEFMHAVAELHAGVSVFAGVGERIREAHELWHGMRQAGVMPQTLMVFGQMDESPGVRFRVGLSALAYAEYLRDSLHKEVLFVMDNVFRFVQAGSEISSLLGRMPATVGYQPTLVTEVAELQDRIFSTAHGAITSVQAVYVPADDMSDPAVNAILSHLDTTVILSRTQASKGIYPAVDPLRSSSKLMDRHLLGDRHYSIAEGVREHLARYQELEDIIAMLGVEELSPKDQRIVHRARRLQRYLAQPFWVTAEHTGMPGVSVPLETTLADCDGFLTGRYDELGEAQCYMRGGMQQAAVTA; the protein is encoded by the coding sequence ATGCCCGAACCGATCGGCGAAATCACCGAGGTACACGGACCCGTCGTGGTGGTGGCCTGCTCGACGCTGCCGCCGCTGCGCCAGGCGCTGCGTGCGACGCGCGACGGCGAGACCTACCTGTTCGAGGTCCACCAGCACCTCGACGAACACCACGTGCGTGCGATCACGTTGCACTACGCGAGCGGCCTGGAACGTGGCATGCCGGTCTACGACGAAGGCGCACCCCTGCACGTACCGGTGACCTCCGAGTGCCTGGGACGGGTACTGAATATCTTCGGCGAACCGCTCGACGGCCAGGCACCGCTGCCCGGTGGCACCACGCGCGACATCCACGCGAAACCATTGCCCCTGCACGAGGTGGTCGGCGCGAGTGGCGTGCTGCAGACCGGCATCAAGGTGGTCGACCTGCTGTGCCCCTTCGTGCGCGGCGGCAAGACCGGGCTGTTCGGCGGCGCCGGGGTCGGCAAGACCGTGCTGGTCATGGAGTTCATGCACGCGGTGGCCGAACTGCATGCCGGGGTCTCGGTGTTCGCCGGGGTTGGCGAACGCATACGCGAGGCCCACGAGCTGTGGCATGGCATGCGCCAGGCCGGCGTGATGCCGCAGACGCTGATGGTGTTCGGCCAGATGGACGAGTCGCCCGGGGTACGTTTCCGTGTGGGCCTGTCCGCACTGGCGTACGCCGAATACCTGCGCGACAGTCTGCACAAGGAGGTGCTGTTCGTGATGGACAATGTCTTCCGCTTCGTCCAGGCCGGCAGCGAGATCTCGAGCCTGCTCGGGCGCATGCCGGCGACGGTCGGTTATCAACCGACGCTGGTCACCGAGGTCGCCGAGCTGCAGGACCGCATCTTCTCCACCGCACATGGTGCGATCACCTCGGTACAGGCGGTCTACGTGCCGGCCGACGACATGTCCGATCCGGCGGTCAACGCGATCCTCAGCCATCTGGACACGACCGTGATCCTGTCACGGACCCAGGCCAGCAAAGGCATCTACCCGGCGGTCGATCCGCTGCGCTCGTCGAGCAAGCTGATGGACCGGCACCTGCTCGGTGATCGTCACTACAGCATCGCAGAGGGCGTGCGCGAACACCTCGCGCGCTACCAGGAACTCGAGGACATCATCGCGATGCTCGGTGTCGAGGAGCTTTCGCCGAAAGACCAGCGCATCGTGCACCGCGCGCGCAGACTGCAGCGGTACCTCGCGCAGCCGTTCTGGGTCACCGCGGAACACACCGGCATGCCGGGCGTCAGCGTACCGCTGGAGACCACGCTGGCGGACTGCGACGGCTTTCTGACCGGGCGCTACGACGAACTGGGCGAGGCACAGTGCTACATGCGTGGCGGCATGCAGCAGGCGGCGGTGACGGCATGA
- a CDS encoding DUF302 domain-containing protein: MSYYVEKTLGIPFEEAITKVTEALKAEGFGVLTEIDVQATLKKKLDVDFRRYQILGACNPQFAYKALQAERMVGAMLPCNVIVQEAEGGGTQVAAIDPIASMQAIDNPQLAEIATIIRDKLRHVVEGLK; encoded by the coding sequence ATGAGCTATTACGTCGAAAAGACGCTGGGGATACCCTTCGAAGAGGCGATCACGAAGGTCACCGAGGCCTTGAAGGCCGAGGGATTCGGTGTGCTGACCGAGATCGACGTCCAGGCGACCTTGAAGAAAAAGCTCGACGTGGACTTTCGCCGCTACCAGATTCTTGGTGCCTGCAATCCCCAGTTCGCCTACAAGGCGCTGCAAGCGGAACGCATGGTGGGTGCAATGCTGCCGTGCAACGTGATCGTGCAGGAGGCCGAAGGCGGCGGTACGCAGGTGGCCGCGATCGACCCGATCGCCTCGATGCAGGCGATCGACAATCCACAACTCGCGGAGATCGCGACCATCATCCGCGACAAGTTGCGCCATGTGGTCGAGGGGCTGAAGTAG
- a CDS encoding TrkA family potassium uptake protein produces the protein MRAVFLGAGSLTVSTARVLLKRGHEVVVIERDKDVIETLSEEIDCGFIHGDGSRPAILREADPQHTAVLYCLSNQDQTNIIASLVGRSLGFRRVVTKIDDPELEHICIELGLEDTIIPSRTIGIHLADLFEGRDPLEFSTMIRDEARVFSFVVRDEQAGPVDAIGLPKQTRVVCLYRDGDFLLPDGELRLEAEDEVVLITHRDNLEALAKQFKAAP, from the coding sequence ATGAGAGCGGTTTTCCTGGGTGCCGGATCGCTGACCGTGAGCACTGCGCGGGTACTGCTCAAACGCGGCCACGAGGTGGTCGTGATCGAGCGTGACAAGGACGTCATCGAGACGCTTTCCGAAGAGATCGACTGCGGCTTCATCCACGGCGACGGCAGTCGACCGGCCATCCTGCGCGAGGCCGACCCACAGCATACCGCGGTGCTGTACTGCCTGAGCAATCAGGATCAGACCAACATCATCGCCAGCCTGGTCGGCCGCTCACTCGGCTTCCGCCGTGTGGTCACCAAGATCGATGATCCCGAACTCGAGCACATCTGTATCGAACTCGGCCTCGAAGACACCATCATCCCGTCGCGCACCATCGGCATTCATCTCGCCGATCTGTTCGAGGGCCGCGATCCGCTGGAGTTTTCGACCATGATTCGCGACGAGGCGCGGGTATTCTCGTTCGTGGTGCGCGACGAACAGGCGGGGCCTGTCGATGCGATCGGCCTGCCCAAACAGACCCGCGTGGTGTGCCTGTACCGTGACGGCGATTTCCTGCTGCCCGACGGCGAACTGCGCCTCGAGGCCGAAGACGAGGTCGTGCTGATCACCCACCGCGACAACCTCGAGGCCCTGGCCAAACAATTCAAGGCGGCCCCGTAG